Genomic window (Vigna unguiculata cultivar IT97K-499-35 chromosome 10, ASM411807v1, whole genome shotgun sequence):
ttaaatttctcgtGTCTTACAGTGAgtgtgtaattccttgaaatctctaggtgagatttcagggtcatgctttagtggtcgggacgtaattccatggcctctgttagtgggtgtccatggtggtgccccatctatatagtctggtaaggattcaaggtaaggttgcatcctggcactctaaggagtcagtaagtctcacttagagcggactgactcgtgtggtgagagtagcaggaggtctgaAACTAATTAAGGGCTAACATTTTGTGGGGGGGATTGAaacatcgtaacacttgtaacacttagctcgggggtgagcagaggtatccaccacaagcgtaagcatccgctgaatccgaccagattatatgtatccagatgagtcgagtcagagtctagtgtattgcttcagaaagtcataacatgtttggatgatatatatatatatatatatatatatatatatatatatatatatatatgtatatatatatatatatatatacatatatatatatatatatatatataaaataccgCTTGGATTGGATAATAGCATGTGACTGcatgataatttgttttctactctagcttaccatatttgtttgtttgtttggtcgtcttgtatgtggttcttcttcttttgcgatgatcatcaatttattgatgagAGTAGATGCGAGAGGTTCTCGCGGTCAACAGGGGAATGGTGACTCCGTTGCTTAGCCCACCTGGGCTGGATCCCGCTTAGTGGATTTCCTTTTAGGGCCACGGCCCATGTATCGGTTGGTCTTTAAGTtcccaaattttattattgttgaataTTTGTATCTGGTTCGTTTTGGCATAATGGGTGCCCTGGATTGTAGGGAGTTGCGTTTAAAACTCCTAGACTACGTTTCTGTATTATCTTCTGTAAcgcttcttttaattttgtttattaattaaatggggtgttacatttatggtatcagagcggtcattccttaggactgtggacttggatgtccgcttagctttctctgtgtcttcccgagtgttcttagttaaaaTCTTATcttatcaagcctaaccaagtgatttccTGTGTGCCAGTTAGTGATGGCACCATCTCGTAGGACTCTACAATCCTCCCAGGGCGATGTGCCAGATATCGCCAAGGCAATCGAGGCGATGGTAGCTGCTATGATGCAACAAAGCACAAcgatgatgcagcagcacgAGGCATCTATGCAGCGGCAGGCAGCGTTGCTTGAGCAGCAGCTGGTGATGCAGCTGATGGAGGCTACGAGGGTGGCTACGGAGGAGGTCCACATGCaacatatggaggccctccggcAGCTGGAAGAGACCAGAACAGTTGCACCTGCTTTCGGTCCCGAGCCACGACCTGCTGTTAGGGAGTGAATTCTAGAGGACTTCTTGAAGCACCACCCGGCGAAGTTTGGAGGCAAGACAAGTCCTAATGCTGAGGACCCATGGCTAAAGGATATGGAGCGGATCTTCGATGCTAAATCGTGCCCAACGAAGAACAGGTTGGCTTTCATAGTATACAGTCTCACCAGAGAGGTTGAGCATTGGTGGATCAGTACAAAATCCATCATGAAGGAGAGAGGAGAACCAGTGACTTGGGAGGCATTCAGGGGGAAATTCCTCTTTGAGTATTTTCCCGACAGTGTGAGGTATgctaaggaggtggagttcctctaGCTGACACAGGGAACAAGATAATGGTAGAttatgctgagaagttcaagcatCTCAGCCGCTTCTATACATTGCCACTtgatgaggagtggagatgctAGAAATTTAAGAACGGCCTCAGGGGAGACATCCGCTTGATGGTAGCCCCTctatccatcaaggactttgctgcACTGGTGGAGAAAGCAcgagtgatggagaagatgaagaatgaggtGGAAGGTCAGTGCCCACAGCAACCACAGAGGATaagtggaccatctgggtccaagctGAGGCACGAGGAGAAGAGGAGGCTTTATGACAGACCTCACCATCAGTCTCATGGGTCTAGGAGTTTTCCTCCCCAGCAGGGTCGAGTACAGTGTTACATATGCGGAGGCCATCATCTGAGGAGCGCCTGCCCACGCATGGAAGGCTACCACAGATGCAACAACTATGGCAAGGAAGACCACTTTGGGAAGGACTGCCCCAACCTTTCTAGGGCAGCGATACGCCCTCCAGTTCATACTCCCCACCAGTATCAGCGGAGGGACAAAGGCAACAAGCCTCAAGCGACAGGCAGGGTGTATGCCATGACCGGAGCGGAGGCTGCAAGCTCAGGTAACCTGGTTATGGGTTATTGTTTGTAGCTGGGATGAAATGTTGTTTGTTATATGACTCTAGAGcaacacactcttttgtgtcaaatgcatgtGTGGAACGGTTAGGTCTGCCGGTGTGCAAActgcagtgtgagcttgcggtgtctactccggTGTCGGGTTTGGTaaggacgtcgtccttgtgtgctaggtgcctggtggaggtagagggacgcaggtacaaAGTGAACCTAATCTGCCTGCCTCTACAAGAATTGGAGgtaatcttagggatggattggctctttGTCAATCACATTCTTATAGATTGCCGAGAGAAGTAGCTGTTGTTCCCCGACTCAGTGGAACCTGAGTTGTTATCATCTCACTGAGTTATGAAGGAGCTACAAGGCGGTGCGCAATGTTTCATGATCTTCACACATCTGGAGGTGGAGAGGAGAGAGGCGACGTCAGTGATACCGGTTGTGCAGGAATTTGAAGATGTGTTCCCATAGGAAGTATCAGGGTTGCCTCCCCGTAGAGAGGTAGAATTTTCTATCGACTTGGTACCAGGAACCGGTCTAGTGTCGATGGCCTCATACCACATGGATCCGGTAGAGTTAGTAGAACTCAAGAAACATATAGAGGAGTTGCTAGGGAAGCAGTTTATCTGGCCCAGTACTTCACCTTGGGGTGCGCCAATgttgttggtaaagaagaaggatggaagctcacgcctgtgtgtggactacaaaCAACTGAATAAGATGacaatcaagaataagtaccctcTCCCGATAATTGATGACTTAATGGATCAaagggtatccaccacaagtgtaagcatccgctgaatctgaccagattatatgtatccggatgagtcgagtcagagTCTAATGTATTGCTTgagaaagtcataacatgtttggatgatatatatatatatatatatatatatatatatatatatatatatatatatatatatatatatatatatatatatatatatatatatatatataccgcTTGGATTGGATAATAGCATGTGACTGcatgataatttgttttctactctagcttaccatgtttgtttgtttggttgtcttgtatgtggttctttttcttttgcgatgatcatcaatttattgatgtgagcagatgcgagaggttcTCGCGGTCAACAGGGGAATGGTGACTCCGTTGCTTAGCCCGCCTGGGCTGGATACCGCTTAGTGGATTTCCTTTTAGGGCCACGACCCATGTATCGACTGTTCTTTAAGTTCCCAAATTTTATTACTGTTGAATATTTGTATCTGATTCGTTTTGGCATAGTTGGGTGCCTTGGATTGTAGGGAGTTGTGTTTAAAACTTCTAGACTGCGTTTCTGTATTATCCTGTGTAAtgcttattttaattttgtttattaattaaatggggtgttacaacatatttatttatttatattgaaataataaaaagaatttttattagtaaaattataaaaacattgataaaaaataaatagtttttataattttattataagtaggtaattaaatttaaaaaatgataaaataagaaaataatttataataataataataataataataataataataataataattgataataaaaactttACACCAAAAATGCAAACACTAATTCTTTGAGGTATTAAATAAACTGATATGGTTAGCACTTTTTTGTCCTTTTTGGTAAATTATGTGAATGGAAATAGGACCGTAAAATAACCTGGACAGGTAGACTCTTTGTACAAGGCCTCTAATTATTGATGCTCTATAGTCGGGTCTTTCTTTCTACACTTCCCAGAATATTTTCTGCACCttcaaagatatttaaaattccAAAATACCCATTTACCATttgaataaaaccacatacatCACATTCCTAAAATCATTTTACTTTTGGTAAGAGATAATTCTAAAAGTTGACATCCGATTAAAATTTTAGACttccaaatatcaaataaataaatatatatatatatatatatatatatatatattcttatttttttaatttaaagttttattattttaaaaaaatattaaaaaaaatagaattaatttgttatttatttttttaagtttaatattattttagttttatttaattttatacttatatttattttttagtacattaaataaaaataaaattgtatatatagatattaatattttattttattttttaaatatattttaagaaatatgaaaacgtaaaaaataaataaaataataaatactaaactaaaaaagttaaaatttagaaaacataaattttaaataaaattaaaaatatttaaaacaaaatttatattttgactttcggaagccGACTttcggtaatatattttgactttcggaagttaacttccggtaatatattttgacttttgaaagtcgacttccggtaatatattttgatttcagGAAGTCGAGTtctagtaatatattttgacttcagGAAGtccgataatatattttgactttcggaagtcgacatCCGAAAGTAATTTTGGGGGTATGATTTCCGTGGCTTTACTTAAATGGTCAAAggatttttttgaaatttaaagaaattttggagatgtaaaaataattttggaggtgtagaaagaaagaccctctctaaatttttaaaagccCACAAATTTACACCAAtccttttataaaattgtaggggctttctttctacacctcctgatttttcttttttcatctccattttttttcttgtaccccaaataaatataaattaaattttaattttaattaaatttaatctaataaaatataaatttaattttaattaaatttaacttcataaaaaaattaaatttcatttttaattttttgtgggtAACACATACTCGCTAATACAAATAGTATGATATCCgcacccgacccgtttataaactggcattaaaataatagttacatGTTACTCGCGGATATTTTATCCGCTAATATTAGagacacaaatatttttgtcattccTAATAATAATTACTACTTACCAAATGTATTTATTATAGAAGGTGGTATATTTATTGATCCTAGCACCCCCAAGTCGCTTTTAGAAGAAACTCCAACGAcgttttctttattctttaacttcaactttttttttctttcaatgaCATTTTCATACATTTCTTCCTTCATTTTTGTTCATTATGTCTGTTTCAAATAGAGAGATACGTTTTCACTTCATTCTTCTTCACTTATACGATTGTTTTTTGAATTGTTCGGCTAAAGtatatttagtatttatttttattatattttgtatgtcCTATATTTCAAAATCCGATTTGTAAAAGTATTCATCGGATTTCGAAAGTTGTAGGAGGAAAGTTTCAGTAATcactgaattttgaaattacatTTAGGGAAGCATCGGATTTTGAAATCCAAATTAGGAACTCACCagatttgaaaatttgttttaggAACTCATCGGATTTTGAAATCCAGTTCAGGAActtaccaaattttgaaatttgattaaGGAACTCACCAGATTTCAAATTACGGTTATGGATTCATACAGATTTCGAAATTCCATTAATGATACTATCGAATTTCGAAATCTGGTTAAGTATTCTCCTAGATTTCGAAATTCGATTACGTTTTCTCCCATATTTTGAAATTCGgtactgtttttatttatttgcttgttttttttactattttaattttatttaaaaaaattattttgcttgtTCTGTTTCATGAATTTGTTGATCTccattttagttattattaggTTGTTAGGTCTTCGTATCTAAGATGAAagattttcctttaaattttatggTATCATAagtaaatgtttattttatgtcAGATTTATATTGTTCATAAATAAAATGTGCAAGGGAGGTTATAAACATAACTTTACAACTGATTAGATTTTTCCACACGTAATGCGTTAATTTAGTGGGTTAAAGGGATTGTTTTTGATCTTGATTTTTGTTGTCGTTATTATAAGATATGATAAAGCAAATGGTCAATTTAGAAGAAAGATGTATGTATTATTAGGAAGTGAAAGGGGTGGAAAGTATCAGAAATACAAATATGATGTTCAACCTAATATATCTAGCACAAGAAAATTTGATTATCCTTTTAAATTGAGAGACAAAATAGTTTCTAATGGAGAAGCTAATGTGTGGATATCATAACCATGATTTATCACAAATTTTAGTTGATCACCCTTTTGTTGGGAGGTTAAAATCCACTGAATAGTCGTTGCTTGTTGATATGACTAAGAGTCAAGTGAAACCTGCAAACATTCTCCTTCCtctcaaagaaaataatgaGTGTAATATGACAACAATAGTATATAATGCAAGATACACTTACAAACAATCATTAAATGGTTCGAAAATTGAATTACAACCGTTGATGATGATATTATACATGATAAATACATCCACCGGAATAAATGTGTAGACAATATGAGGTAGTAAGTGACCTTTTTGGTAATCCATTGAagactatataaatatttatttgtaatatttgataattatcTTCAAAAGAAGGTTGATACGATaactttttaaatgaattataattaatttaatttttgttttcgatattattattgttaaataaagattataattttaaattcatggTTACCCAAAATAGAAGagcataaatataaaaataattacttataaaagattgaaaaagatgtcgtgtttattttttaataaaaatattataatttttattgttttttcaatgatttttataattttgaattttaaaaagtacGTAGAAATTTTTCATAtcttataagttataattttataaagtctTTCCAATCAGTAATAGATCTTGAATAAGTATTTTAGGAGCGATAAAATagatgtattaaaattttagtgatGTCAAGTAAATGTACTAAATGTCAAAATAAATGTACTAAAATTTTAGAAgcgttaaatttataaaaatattaaaattacaaaaataattttatatacacattaaatttcatttttgaaaaataaattgagaccCTCGTTGTAAAATAAGGTCCGCCACTatttccaaatattttaaattcttacaATATATatccttaaaaaataaaaatagtctttttaaaatatagttataacTTTCCTACGTTATCTTTATGTTAAAGTATCTTTTAAAGGTTTAATCCATTGTACGTTTCTTGACATAACCTTTTATCTATTTCAATCTATcgtttttaatatcttttgaataattaaattgaaaaatatttcacactataaattatttatcatgaattcaaaaatatatacgTTCAAAAATGTCCTTGAGCACTTTAGAAAACCTTGTATCTAcgttgaatatattttttttggggtcaatatgaaattaatattttatctttatgtcAATAAAAATAGTCACATGAAAGaatcaaagaataaaaaaaagaaacaaaatgggataaaaatgttaattctgaagaataaaaaaaacgtCGTCGTCTTCATGCCCTGCCCACAACAACTCGCATAGTCCCTCTCCACCCACACGCGCAAGAAGAACAAGGAACGTGCAGAATATAGGTAAAGAAAGAGAGGAACAAAATCAGCATCACGATTACCCAAATTGGAGACGTTAGGTTCTTCAGAATTGTTTCCATGGCTGGCATTTGCTGCTACATGTTATTCTCTTTGGCCAATTCGTGATCGAAGTGGTGGCCCTTTTCCAAAACCCTAGGAGAGAGAAACTTCACATTGAAACGGCCTCTTGGGGCTCTCAGGTTGCAACCTACCTTCCAATTACTTCAACCTTTTGTGGATTCAGGTGTTTCTCTTGCACCAATTGTTGTGGTTTTGGCATTTTCCTGTGTTCCCAAGGAAACCCTAGGATCATGCAAATTGGGGAAATTGGAGGAAATAAGCTCTGTTAGGGCTTAATTTTGTGGGGCGAATTGTGCTTGATTGTTGTCTCCGTGCGACTGTGTCGTGCATTATGCTGGAAGTGCTTTCCGGTTTGTCTGTTTACGGGTATTCGGTATTAATGTGGTATTAAATGAAGGGGAATTGTGTCCCGCTATTGGGAAATTAAATGGAATGCATATCTTTGAAGTGGCTGGATTGAAATGTGAAGCTTAAACTTTTGGTTTCCAATGTTGGTTGAgaatttgaaaggaaaaaatattattggtgGCAAGTGGCAGCATTCATGCATGCATTAGTTTCTCAATATGTGCATTTATTAGTGACTAGTACCTGAATATAAACTACCACACACTTTTACTTGTTGCTATTAGTTGGCAAGGCATCATTGAAGAGTCTGCAACCTTTGTCTGCATGTGCTATCCTGTTTGAGAAATTTAAACTAAGGTGCCTTCATCCTTTCATCTTGGAAAGTGGTTTGGATGTTTCTGTAGCCTATTGGACCGTGTATATCTTGCTCCTATCTTTACGTAGAAGATGTCGTCAATACTATGCTTGTGATCATCTTGATCTTTAATTTCATTCAGTTGCCAAGTTATATTACACGTATGTATGAATATGCCACTATTTTCTACTTCCCTGATAGATAATACTTGTATAGACTATGTTTTCCACCTCCTGTACATTCTATAATGTACATCCTTCCCCCCTTGCTTATAGGCTATAGCCAATGAAGGACTTCACGACTATTCACCATTGTTGGAAGGTGTCTTTGTGACATTTTAACTTAATAGTTATGCTTCAGATTCAGTTCGTTCCTCTTTCAAATTGGCACGAACCTGTCATATAGTGGATTAAACCTTGCTGGAAAGCAGGTCACACATTTCAAACTTTTTATGGAGTGCTTTTCTTACTTATTTATGATCCTTCACGACAACTGATGGTGCTAGATAGAGGCTCGAAGTACAGTGGTTGTGGGTGGTGGGAGGTGTTCATGAAAAAACATACCTACACTGAAGTTAGTATGTGTACTAGAAGGCTTGTATACTACATTAGATCCATTTCCAGAGGGTTAGTTCCCATTTCTGTGGTGAGAATGAGATGCTTGGCTACCAAGTAAGATATTGTCATTATGGGATTTAGAGGGATTCTATCCCTTGATAACAGATTTGGAGAAGATATCAAGGCTTTTGATCCTTTATAACAGATCCTCCAACGATCTTTAGGAGATATCTATCAATTACTTGGTGGGGCCCAGTTTCATAGTCTCTAAGTAGCAACCTTGTATGTTGGCAAAAGGCATCATGGAATATTGTAATGTTTTAGTTTCTTCTCATATATGTGTCCCAGTATATTGCTGTCATATAGAGCTAACAAAATACCATTCTAATTGACTGATATTGTGTGTCTTAATACAACAATAGCCTTATCTCTCCAGGTGAGGTTGGCCACATGGGTATTATGTCATTGGATAAAAACCAAATTCTTAGAGATATTATTTGTGTCTTAATATTTTAGtgacattttttcttaaaattttctgTGTAGCTATAAATCactttgttattttgatttataccTTCTTTTACCCTTTTTGCTTCACAAATTTGGCAGACACTTCAGTAGATGGGAAATGACGCTCTAAGATACTAGAAGTTGGGAATGAATGGATATAAATCAGGATCTGCGCTCCTTGTAAATGCTGAGGTTGATTCTATGGGAGGAGTTGTTGATGGCGGAGTTGGGATAGGTTTGAAGATATCTCCGCGCAGAGCAGCAATTGAAAAGGCTCAAGCAGAGCTCAGGTGATGGGGCAACCCTTCATGTGGATGCATTTTGTGTGTGATTTACCTTTTTGATTGCCAATCCATTTATTATGGATAAAGAATAACTATTGCATGTTGATATCAGAGAGGAGTATGATGCTcgtgaagaaagaagaagagagcttgaatttcttgaaaaagtatgaattttcttttcctttgcaTTTTGAATCTCATAATACTTTGATGTAAATGAGGGTCACCTGTACTTTGAAAGTGCAGGGTGGGAATCCTCTGGACTTTAAGTCTGGGATTACTGCTTCAGTTAGTGTGCAGTCTACTTCAATCACTGGTCAGCCGCATGAGCAGTTTGTGACCAGGTTGGctattcttttctcttttaatcttttttcttgCATAATATGTGTGTTATCTTTCTATTCATATCTTTTTgtgtattaatttattaatgctCTATTGCTTTTTTCTCTTGTCACTTTTTCTTTGTTCTGGTCTCAGTGAAGCAAAAGGTAGTTTTGCATTGACTGCCTCCCCTCATACTGACTCTGTTGACAGTAGTGCTAGACCAGGGGCTCCTTTGGCTAGTGAACCTAATACTGCTGATAATCTGCAACTTTTTAATGGGGAGAATGAGTTGCCTGAAACTGAAAGGAGGTGTTTCAATAGGAGGAATAATATTGCTGCATCAGAACAGTCTTCTCAAATTGGTGGAAGTCAAAA
Coding sequences:
- the LOC114165167 gene encoding uncharacterized protein LOC114165167, producing MVAPLSIKDFAALVEKARVMEKMKNEVEGQCPQQPQRISGPSGSKLRHEEKRRLYDRPHHQSHGSRSFPPQQGRVQCYICGGHHLRSACPRMEGYHRCNNYGKEDHFGKDCPNLSRAAIRPPVHTPHQYQRRDKGNKPQATGRVYAMTGAEAASSGNLVMGYCL